The genome window GGGTGTATCACCGGGATCGCGTGTTGCATCCCTTGCGCCGCACTGGTGCCAAGGGTGACGGAAAATTCGAACGCATCAGTTGGGAAGCGGCCATCGCCGAAATTGCAGAGCGATTTTCCGCAATCCGCGAAAAATGGGGCGGCGAAGCGATTCTTCCGTATCACTACGGCGGTAGCAACGGGTTGCTCGGCGATGAACTGCTCGATCACTATTTTTTCGCAAAAATCGGGGCTTCGCGCTGTGTGAAAACGTTGTGCGCCGCGCCGACAACCGCCATCGCGATGGAAATGTATGGCAAAATGCCCGGCGTTGCGTTTGACGATTTCCCGAAAGCGACATTCATTTTGCTGTGGGGCGTTAATCCCAAAGTGTCGCACATTCATTTGATGCCGTATTTGCGGCAAGCGCGAAAAAACGGCGCGTTTATCGCATCGGTTGATCCCCGCAACAATTTTTCGGACAGTGAAATTGATTTGCACATTCCGGTGCTTCCCGGTGCAGATTTGCCGCTGGCGCTCGGCATAATTCATTTTTGGCAAAAAAATAATCTGCTCGACGCCGATTTTATCAACAAAAACGCCGTAAATGCCCAACCGCTGCTCGATGCCGCCGCCGAATGGTCGCCGGAAAAAGCGGCAAAAACCGCCGGTATATCGCCAGAAAAATTGCAGTTGCTCGCCCAAAAATATGCCGAAAGCACACCCGCGTTGCTGCGCTGCGGTTGGGGCGTGGAGCGGAACGCCAACGGCGGGCAGGCAGTCGCCGCAATTTTGGGGATGCCCGCATTGCTCGGTAAATTTGGCATTCCCGGCGGCGGATACACCCTCAGCAACAGCGGCGCGTTTAAATTGGATAAAGCGAAAATTTTGGGTGATTTCGAATGGCATTCCCGCGAATTCAACCAAACCAAACTTGGCGAATTGCTGAATGATTCACAGCTCGATCCGCCCGCCAAAGCGTTGTTTGTTTACAATTGTAATCCGGTTGCCACCGTGCCGGATCAGCAATCAGTGATTCGCGGATTGCTGCGCGACGATCTGTTTACCGTTGTTCACGAACAGGTGATGACC of Calditrichia bacterium contains these proteins:
- a CDS encoding molybdopterin-dependent oxidoreductase is translated as MSEQRFNTTCTMDCPDTCALEITVRDGKISRIAGAENGHPNTNGFICTKVSRFARRVYHRDRVLHPLRRTGAKGDGKFERISWEAAIAEIAERFSAIREKWGGEAILPYHYGGSNGLLGDELLDHYFFAKIGASRCVKTLCAAPTTAIAMEMYGKMPGVAFDDFPKATFILLWGVNPKVSHIHLMPYLRQARKNGAFIASVDPRNNFSDSEIDLHIPVLPGADLPLALGIIHFWQKNNLLDADFINKNAVNAQPLLDAAAEWSPEKAAKTAGISPEKLQLLAQKYAESTPALLRCGWGVERNANGGQAVAAILGMPALLGKFGIPGGGYTLSNSGAFKLDKAKILGDFEWHSREFNQTKLGELLNDSQLDPPAKALFVYNCNPVATVPDQQSVIRGLLRDDLFTVVHEQVMTDTALLADIVLPAVTFLEQWEIKRAYGAYAAGGVQPVIPACGEALPNEAVFAALGRALGFDDLPFQWDSQIWFEKVAAGLKFNGKPGQTPVFRQGKIQTVDFDGGNPVQFGNVFPRTADGKIQLLPPALGDAPFRYQPVRSDAHPLALISPANNKMISSSLGEFNYPTLFVTIHPDDAAARDIVNGDAVRVFNELGEVHCHAEISAAVRSGVVSMPKGAWRKSAINHATSTTLCPQTTNVVGGGACFNDARVEIAKLKMPV